Proteins encoded in a region of the Larimichthys crocea isolate SSNF chromosome XVI, L_crocea_2.0, whole genome shotgun sequence genome:
- the snf8 gene encoding vacuolar-sorting protein SNF8: protein MHRRGVGAGAIAKKKLAEAKYKERGTVLAEDQIVQMSKQLETFKSNLEEFASKHKQEIRKNSQFRVQFQEMCATIGVDPLASGKGFWSEMLGVGDFYYELGVQIIEVCLALKHRNGGLITLDELHHRVLKGRGKYAQDVSQDDLMRAIKKLKVMGNGFGMIPVGGSYLVQSVPAELNMDHTVVLQLAEKKGYVTVSEIKASLKWEKERACHVLDHLLKEGLAWLDSQAAGESQYWLPALFSELTSRDVTPEEANQMTP from the exons ATGCATCGCAGAGGTGTCGGCGCGGGAGCTATCGCCAAGAAGAAGCTGGCGGAG GCCAAATATAAAGAGAGAGGGACTGTCCTGGCTGAGGACCAGATCGTCCAG ATGTCGAAGCAGCTGGAAACTTTCAAGTCCAACCTGGAGGAGTTTGCCAGCAAGCATAAACAAGAAATCCGAAAGAACTCTCAGTTCAGGGTTCAGTTTCAAGAGATGTGCGCCACCATTGGAGTCGATCCGCTCGCCT CTGGAAAAGGTTTTTGGTCTGAGATGCTCGGCGTCGGCGACTTCTATTATGAGCTGGGTGTGCAGATTATTGAAGTGTGCCTGGCCctcaaacacagaaatggaG GTCTTATTACTTTGGATGAACTCCATCACAGAGTACTGAAGGGCCGAGGTAAATACGCTCAGGACGTGAGCCA AGATGACTTGATGAGAGCCATAAAGAAACTGAAGGTGATGGGGAACGGCTTCGGGATGATTCCTGTCGGGGGTTCTTACTTGGTCCAGTCAGTCCCGGCGGAGCTCAACATGGATCACACTGTAGTTCTGCAGCTGGCTGAG AAAAAGGGCTACGTGACAGTGAGCGAGATCAAGGCCAGTCTGAAATGGGAGAAGGAACGAGCTTGTCACGTCCTG GATCACCTCCTGAAAGAAGGCCTGGCTTGGCTGGACTCTCAGGCAGCCGGAGAATCGCAGTACTGGCTGCCGGCTCTCTTCTCCGAGCTGACCTCCCGTGATGTCACACCGGAGGAGGCCAATCAGATGACGCCTTGA